A region of the Geomonas subterranea genome:
TGCGCTTCTCTTGAAGGAAACGGTCCCCCCTTTGGGAAGGGTGAGGGATAGTTCCTCCCCGAGCAGCGCCTGCGTCACCAGACCCAAGTCCGGCTCGTGTCCGACCAGCGCGACCTCGCTCACCTGCGGGTATAGCTTGAGCAGCTCGTCGTGCTTCTCCGGGCGGAAACCGGGAGAAAGCTGCGTTGTCACGATCAACTCCCGTTTGTAACGCAACCTCTCAGCGAGGATATCGGCGGTCTGCACGGCGCGCACCAGCGGGCTGGTCAGGATCAGGTCCGGCTCGATGCCGAGGGTGGCAAGGCTCTTGGCGGCTTTGCGGAAGCGTCTTCTGCCGCGGCGCGTGAGGTACCGATGCTCTTCGGGCACCTCGGGTGTTCTCTCTATGGCTTCCGCGTGACGGACTATGTGAATGATCATGGGTGACTCCATGGATTAGGCGACGTTAAAGACTTTAGCGGATCTATTTCGATTTGCAACCGGCTGTCTCTAACCGCCGCCGACAGGGTCAGGTGAACGGTACACATCGTGCCGATTGTGCAATGGTGAACCGTGTGAGTGAGAGGGGCTGCACGGAAGAGAACTGCTGACGAGGTCGAGGGGAAGGAGCCCTCCCTGTGAGGGGAGGGCGTATCTGTGTGGCCGGTGATCAACGCAGGCGTTGACACTGCGGAGTCAGCGCGCCAGGAGCTGCTCCAGGTTTTTTTTCATGGCGTCGGAGATCGCCACCGAAGGTACCGAGCCCCCAAGGCCCCTGAGCCAGAAGCGGTCGACAGCTGTGGCACCCTGGGTGTCGATGGTCATCTTCACGGGAAACAGGCAGCGCATGCTGAAGTAGTCCAGCAGGTCTCCGAGAAAGCCCAGCCGGTCCATCCCCTTGATCTCGACGAAGAGGCTCCCGTTGTGGTACGCCGTCGGCTCCATGGTGAAGGAGAGGAGTTCGATCCGGGCCGCCTTGTGGTTGGATTCGGCAGTGGCGAGCCGCAGGAAGTCGATCCCCTCGGGGTTCCCGGCGAAAGGGGCGCTTTTCAGTTCGAAACCGGAGCGCCAGCTGCTGGCGTTGATCTTCTCCGCGCTCCCCCGCACGATGCCGACGCGGTGGTCGGAGAGGCCGGCGGCAAGCCTGCCGCTCCACCCAGGCGCAAGAAAACCGGACATTTCCAGGCGGTATGCGCCGGGATGCCCGGGGATGGGCTCTATGGCGAAGCCGGGTTCCTGGAAGCCGGCGTGGAGCGTGTCTGTCGTTGACCTTCTCATGGTGGCTAAGCTGTTCATTGCCGCTCTCCTTTATGTGGCTGACGCTGCAGCGCGTCAGGGAATTCAGGCTGCTGTGCCCGGGGTGGTGCCGGCGTGATGCCGCTATCGATAGGAGAGCATCTCCCTGCCGCAGCCGGTGAGAAAGTCGAAAACCTCGCCGCGGCTGACCAGGAAGCGGGGCATGTCCTGGTTCATCAGGTCCTCGAGGAAATGCAGGGTGATGGCGTCCTCCCGCTTAAGTTCGTTCATGACCGCCGCGAGCAGCGGCA
Encoded here:
- a CDS encoding SixA phosphatase family protein, yielding MIIHIVRHAEAIERTPEVPEEHRYLTRRGRRRFRKAAKSLATLGIEPDLILTSPLVRAVQTADILAERLRYKRELIVTTQLSPGFRPEKHDELLKLYPQVSEVALVGHEPDLGLVTQALLGEELSLTLPKGGTVSFKRSAGGGEPQFQQLVTGTGRIVTARGKAIDRLRQGS